From the genome of Enoplosus armatus isolate fEnoArm2 chromosome 21, fEnoArm2.hap1, whole genome shotgun sequence, one region includes:
- the eef1e1 gene encoding eukaryotic translation elongation factor 1 epsilon-1 encodes MALRELSSLEKYLGLKKPNKYSTQGDKKVPMLQNSNGPALVGLVTIACHLVKEAKRPELLGDSAESRAVVQQWLEHRVTKLNGCTKEDAKTILKDLNLYLQDKVYLAGNQFTLADTFMYYGIHPLLVDLAVQEKEQYVNVTRWFNHIQHYPGIRHHLPPVVVLRNRIYTSRHH; translated from the exons ATGGCGTTACGGGAGCTATCGTCGCTGGAGAAATATTTAGGATTGAAAAAGCCGAACAAGTACAGTACACAGGGGGACAAAAAG GTACCCATGCTACAGAATAGTAATGGTCCTGCGCTGGTAGGGCTGGTGACCATCGCCTGTCACCTGGTGAAAGAGGCCAAGCGCCCCGAGTTGCTAGGTGACTCTGCAGAGAGCAGGGCTGTGGTGCAGCAGTGGCTGGAGCACAGAGTCACCAAGCTGAATGGCTGCACAAAGGAAGATGCCAAGACCATCCTGAAG GATCTCAACCTCTACCTCCAAGACAAGGTCTACCTGGCTGGCAACCAGTTCACCTTAGCTGATACATTCATGTATTATGGGATCCATCCTCTCCTA GTGGACTTGGCCGTCCAAGAGAAGGAGCAGTATGTGAATGTGACGCGATGGTTCAACCACATTCAGCACTACCCCGGCATCCGACACCACCTCCCTCCCGTAGTTGTGCTCAGGAACAGAATTTACACCAGCAGGCACCACTGA